Proteins encoded by one window of Lates calcarifer isolate ASB-BC8 linkage group LG5, TLL_Latcal_v3, whole genome shotgun sequence:
- the LOC108884517 gene encoding elongation factor 1-alpha 1: MGKEKLHINIVVIGHVDSGKSTTTGHLIYKCGGIDKRTIEKFEKEAAEMGKGSFKYAWVLDKLKAERERGITIDISLWKFETSKYYVTIIDAPGHRDFIKNMITGTSQADCAVLIVAAGVGEFEAGISKNGQTREHALLAYTLGVKQLIVGINKMDSTEPNYSQKRYEEIVKEVSTYIKKIGYNPDTVAFVPISGWNGDNMLEPSPNMTWFKGWKINRKDGNASGTTLLEALDAIQPPTRPTDKPLRLPLQDVYKIGGIGTVPVGRVETGILKPGMVVTFAPVNVTTEVKSVEMHHEALTEALPGDNVGFNVKNVSVKDIRRGNVAGDSRNDPPQEAASFTSQVIILNHPGQISAGYAPVLDCHTAHIACKFAELKEKIDRRSGKKLEDNPKFLKSGDAAIVDMIPGKPMCVESFSEYPPLGRFAVRDMRQTVAVGVIKGVEKKAPTSGKITKSAQKAQKAK, translated from the exons ATGGGGAAGGAGAAGCTCCACATAAACATTGTGGTAATAGGACATGTCGACTCAGGCAAGTCCACCACTACTGGCCACCTCATCTACAAGTGTGGGGGCATTGACAAGAGAACAATTGAGAAGTTTGAGAAGGAAGCTGCTGAG ATGGGAAAGGGTTCCTTCAAATATGCCTGGGTTCTGGACAAGCTGAAGGCAGAGCGTGAGCGTGGTATCACCATTGATATCTCTCTTTGGAAGTTTGAGACCAGCAAGTACTACGTTACTATTATTGATGCTCCAGGACACAGGGACTTCATCAAGAACATGATAACCGGGACTTCTCAG GCCGACTGTGCCGTGCTGATTGTGGCTGCAGGTGTGGGCGAGTTTGAAGCTGGCATCTCTAAGAATGGGCAGACTCGTGAACACGCCCTACTTGCCTACACCCTGGGAGTGAAGCAGCTCATTGTGGGCATCAACAAAATGGATTCCACTGAACCCAACTATAGCCAGAAGCGCTACGAAGAGATTGTGAAGGAAGTCAGCACTTACATCAAGAAAATTGGCTATAACCCTGACACTGTGGCCTTTGTGCCCATCTCTGGTTGGAATGGTGACAATATGCTGGAACCGAGCCCTAAT ATGACCTGGTTCAAGGGCTGGAAGATCAACCGTAAAGATGGTAATGCCTCAGGCACCACACTGCTGGAGGCTCTGGATGCCATCCAGCCTCCCACCCGCCCCACTGACAAGCCCCTCCGCCTGCCTCTGCAGGATGTCTACAAGATTGGAG GCATTGGTACTGTACCAGTGGGCCGAGTAGAGACTGGAATCCTAAAACCCGGCATGGTGGTTACCTTTGCACCCGTCAATGTGACAACCGAGGTCAAGTCTGTGGAGATGCACCACGAGGCCCTCACCGAAGCGCTACCTGGCGACAATGTAGGCTTCAATGTCAAGAACGTGTCTGTCAAGGATATCCGTCGTGGCAAcgtggctggagacagcaggaACGACCCACCACAGGAGGCAGCCAGCTTCACCTCTCAG GTGATTATCCTAAACCACCCTGGTCAGATCAGTGCTGGCTATGCCCCCGTGCTGGACTGCCACACAGCACACATCGCATGCAAGTTTGCTGAGCTCAAGGAAAAGATAGACCGTCGCTCTGGTAAGAAACTCGAGGACAACCCCAAGTTCCTGAAGTCTGGAGATGCTGCCATTGTAGACATGATCCCTGGCAAGCCCATGTGTGTGGAGAGCTTCTCTGAGTACCCACCACTGG GGAGGTTTGCAGTCCGTGACATGCGCCAGACGGTGGCAGTGGGAGTGATCAAGGGTGTGGAAAAGAAAGCTCCCACCAGCGGTAAGATCACCAAGTCTGCACAGAAAGCGCAGAAGGCCAAATGA
- the LOC108884516 gene encoding NACHT, LRR and PYD domains-containing protein 14 — MELQTILKTSLKCKYHELNENSLLPSRLCYRDLKQDYHLSNLHEHEFRYVDNSDVHTWVVFTSVPLTDILSCDCKHNSSKRTIITLGVSGVGKTTTVQSCALEWAEGKGYHDIHLLFPLTFWELNLLKHELNILELLQTFYPELKELDPSSLNDNNVWLVLDGLDEYHLPLKFSCPTVSDVFEVSTVDVLVTSLIKGTLLPNAHVWITTRYAAATQIPDCYLLKETEVQGFSDEQKEQHFQTVIGNDDLANKAINHVKISRSLDFLCQIPPICTIMANVLKTHLKAHEGFKINPLNLTQIYTNLVKASNSDIITKLKKLAQVRMEEGGNVMYEEDLLESDISAEEVSAFSKECPLVLREEKGLHNTTVFRFGHSSIQEFFAASAKLDDIEANSLLSACCQYLVDVALQSTEGKSDVFLRFIFGLIKERQMLEPTDRLFDYTKKKILEKITSYSAVVLFHCLREYDSQALLNEVKFFLKFGFSPIHGLTPVHWKFMIQRTKAFEGMRENFEMQVSTRCDEKLLRELPAILKSRKAMLRFCNLTDKCCPALAAVLSTRESYLRELDLGYNSISDSGVAALVEGLNDQNCRLKTLRLQGCEVNSQACKYLATTLTQSLKLLELDLSRNDIGDDGLQHLATGLRSHECQLETLKLSQCNIEQKGCHYLASALQDNSNHLTVLDLSINMVGDKGANELFTKFDISQLRKLEMYHCGLTESSCGNIGEALKSESSTLVELNLSNNSLKDRGFALICEGMYAWCSLEKLNVSRCGITGRGCIFLAKVLGSVSQLYSGWMQKTGWQAVELKEIDLSMNCLRDKGVKEISTGLENPYSHLKTLNLSHCSLTDECCAELASGLASEDSNIIELDLSDNDLQDKGVRKLCVGLRNPQCKLEKLSLRNCGLSSKSIQFLITALKSNPHYLAELHLMGNSLEDSGIRVLMELTKSQKYSLHTIDVSAD, encoded by the exons ATGGAACTCCAAACCATTCTCAAAACCTCACTTAAGTGCAAATATCATGAACTGAATGAAAACTCATTACTCCCTTCGAGACTTTGCTATCGGGATCTCAAGCAGGACTACCATTTATCAAATTTGCACGAGCATGAGTTTAGATATGTGGACAATTCTGACGTTCACACTTGGGTTGTTTTTACATCTGTCCCGCTCACAGATATTTTATCATGTGACTGCAAACATAACAGCAGCAAAAGAACAATCATCACTTTAGGAGTGAGTGGagttggaaaaacaacaacagtgcaGAGTTGTGCTCTCGAGTGGGCTGAGGGGAAAGGGTACCATGATATCcacctcctgtttcctctcacatTCTGGGAGTTAAATTTGCTAAAACATGAATTGAACATACTTGAACTTCTCCAGACATTCTACCCAGAATTGAAGGAGCTTGACCCTTCCAGTCTTAATGACAACAATGTGTGGTTGGTTCTTGATGGACTCGATGAGTACCATCTCCCGCTAAAATTCAGCTGTCCAACAGTGAGTGATGTTTTTGAGGTCTCCACAGTGGATGTTCTTGTGACCAGCTTGATCAAGGGGACTTTACTTCCCAATGCTCATGTCTGGATAACAACCCGGTATGCAGCGGCAACACAAATCCCTGATTGCTATTTGCTTAAAGAGACTGAGGTACAAGGGTTCAGTGATGAACAAAAGGAGCAGCACTTCCAAACAGTCATCGGTAATGATGATTTGGCCAACAAAGCCATCAACCATGTGAAAATATCAAGGAGTCTGGACTTCCTTTGTCAGATCCCTCCAATATGCACCATCATGGCAAATGTTTTGAAGACTCACTTAAAAGCACATGAGGGGTTTAAAATCAATCCTTTGAATCTTACCCAGATTTACACAAATCTGGTCAAAGCATCAAACTCAGATATTATCACCAAGTTGAAAAAGCTGGCACAGGTTCGAATGGAAGAAGGTGGTAATGTAATGTATGAGGAAGATCTTTTGGAGAGTGATATAAGTGCTGAGGAAGTGTCAGCCTTCTCCAAAGAATGTCCGCTTGTgttgagagaagaaaaggggcTGCATAACACCACAGTGTTTCGCTTTGGTCACTCAAGCATACAGGAGTTCTTTGCTGCATCTGCTAAACTTGACGACATTGAAGCAAATTCTTTACTGTCTGCATGTTGTCAGTATCTGGTGGATGTGGCACTGCAGAGCACTGAGGGAAAATCTGATGTCTTCCTACGTTTCATCTTTGGCCTCATTAAGGAGCGTCAGATGTTGGAGCCCACTGATCGGCTGTTTGACTACACCAAGAAGAAGATCCTAGAGAAAATTACTTCTTACAGCGCTGTGGttctgttccactgtctgaggGAATATGACAGCCAGGCTTTACTGAATGAGGTCAAGTTCTTTCTAAAGTTTGGCTTCTCTCCAATCCATGGATTGACACCAGTGCACTGGAAATTCATGATCCAAAGGACTAAGGCTTTTGAAGGGATGAGGGAGAATTTTGAGATGCAAGTATCCACAAGATGTGATGAAAAACTCCTCAGAGAGCTACCAGCTATTTTGAAGTCAAGGAAAGCCAT GCTGCGGTTCTGTAACCTGACAGACAAGTGTTGTCCAGCCTTGGCAGCAGTCCTGAGCACCAGAGAGTCATacctgagagagctggacctaGGATACAACAGCATCAGTGACAGTGGAGTCGCAGCACTCGTGGAGGGGCTGAATGATCAAAACTGCAGACTGAAAACGCTCAGGTTGCAAGGCTGTGAAGTGAACTCACAAGCCTGTAAATACCTGGCCACAACCCTAACACAGTCCCTGAAACTGCTGGAGCTGGATCTCAGCAGGAATGACATAGGAGATGATGGACTGCAACATCTTGCAACTGGTTTGAGATCTCATGAATGCCAGTTAGAAACACTTAA ACTATCACAGTGCAACATTGAGCAGAAGGGCTGCCATTACCTGGCCTCAGCCCTGCAGGACAACTCCAACCACCTGACAGTGTTGGATCTGAGCATCAATATGGTTGGAGACAAGGGGGCCAATGAGCTCTTTACAAAGTTTGATATATCACAGCTAAGAAAGCTGGA GATGTACCACTGTGGCCTCACTGAGTCAAGTTGTGGAAATATTGGGGAGGCTCTGAAGTCTGAAAGCAGCACTCTGGTTGAACTCAATCTGAGCAACAACAGCTTAAAAGATAGAGGGTTTGCACTCATCTGTGAAGGCATGTATGCGTGGTGTAGTCTGGAAAAACTCAA TGTTTCAAGATGTGGAATCACTGGTAGGGGTTGCATTTTCTTGGCAAAGGTCCTAGGCTCAGTCTCGCAGCTCTACAGTGGATGGATGCAAAAAACAGGCTGGCAGGCAGTTGAGCTAAAAGAAATTGACCTCAGCATGAACTGCCTAAGAGACAAAGGAGTAAAAGAAATTTCAACTGGGCTGGAGAATCCCTACAGCCATCTGAAAACTCTCAA cCTGAGCCACTGCAGCCTGACGGATGAGTGCTGTGCAGAGCTTGCATCAGGACTTGCGTCAGAAGACAGCAATATCATTGAGCTGGATCTGTCTGACAATGACCTTCAAGATAAGGGAGTGAGGAAACTGTGTGTGGGACTCAGAAACCCCCAGTGTAAACTTGAGAAGCTATC ACTGCGGAACTGTGGCCTGAGCTCAAAGAGCATTCAGTTCCTGATCACTGCCCTAAAGTCAAACCCTCACTATCTGGCAGAGCTGCATCTGATGGGCAACAGTCTGGAGGACTCAGGAATCAGAGTACTTATGGAACTAACAAAGAGCCAGAAATACTCATTACATACAATAGA tgtttcagcagattga